A single window of Halobacterium jilantaiense DNA harbors:
- a CDS encoding thiolase family protein: MDRVAIVGASMTQFGDRDAWLLDLLAEAGDAALSDAGVDGADLDHLYVSNMASGEFEGQTGVPNALAHDLAAMPAYTARIDQTSSSGGAGIYAAWQSVASGASDVTLLVGGEKMTHRTTGEATDVIASLTHPVEYKHGVTLPSFAGLTARKYLDQYDAPRESLGKVAVKNHKNGLDNPHAQFRKEVDLETVLDSPTVADPLRLYDFCPITDGSAGLVFCPESVAEEYTDDYVVVSGVAGATDTHVVHERDDPTTMRGVVESSVQAYEMAGRGPEDIDVAELHDMFTILEFLQSEDLGFFEKGEGWKAVEDGVTDRDGDLPINTSGGLKSKGHPLGASGVAQAYELYQQLLGRAGDRQVDAEVGLACNVGGFGNCVTTTIFEQP; this comes from the coding sequence ATGGACCGCGTAGCAATCGTCGGCGCGTCGATGACGCAGTTCGGCGACCGGGACGCGTGGCTGCTGGACCTCCTCGCGGAGGCCGGCGACGCCGCGCTCTCGGACGCCGGCGTGGACGGTGCCGACCTCGACCACCTCTACGTCTCGAACATGGCGAGCGGCGAGTTCGAGGGCCAGACGGGCGTCCCGAACGCGCTCGCACACGACCTCGCCGCGATGCCGGCGTACACGGCCCGCATCGACCAGACCAGTTCCTCCGGTGGCGCGGGCATCTACGCCGCCTGGCAGTCCGTCGCGTCCGGCGCGAGCGACGTGACGCTGCTCGTCGGCGGCGAGAAGATGACTCACCGGACGACCGGCGAGGCGACCGACGTCATCGCGAGCCTCACGCACCCCGTCGAGTACAAGCACGGCGTCACGCTCCCGAGCTTCGCGGGACTGACCGCCCGGAAGTACCTCGACCAGTACGACGCGCCCCGGGAGAGTCTGGGGAAGGTCGCCGTGAAGAACCACAAGAACGGCCTCGACAACCCCCACGCACAGTTCCGGAAGGAGGTCGACCTGGAGACGGTGCTGGACTCCCCAACCGTCGCCGACCCGCTCCGGCTGTACGACTTCTGCCCCATCACGGACGGCAGTGCGGGGCTCGTGTTCTGTCCGGAGTCCGTCGCCGAGGAGTACACCGACGACTACGTCGTGGTCTCTGGGGTCGCGGGTGCCACGGACACGCACGTCGTCCACGAGCGCGACGACCCGACGACGATGCGCGGGGTCGTCGAGTCCTCCGTGCAGGCCTACGAGATGGCGGGCCGCGGTCCGGAGGACATCGACGTGGCGGAACTCCACGACATGTTCACCATTCTGGAGTTCCTGCAGAGCGAGGACCTCGGGTTCTTCGAGAAGGGCGAGGGCTGGAAGGCCGTCGAGGACGGCGTCACCGACCGCGACGGCGACCTCCCCATCAACACCTCGGGCGGCCTCAAGTCGAAGGGCCACCCGCTGGGCGCGAGCGGCGTCGCACAGGCGTACGAACTCTACCAGCAGTTGCTCGGGCGGGCGGGCGACCGGCAGGTCGACGCCGAGGTCGGCCTGGCGTGCAACGTCGGCGGGTTCGGCAACTGCGTGACCACAACCATCTTCGAACAGCCATGA
- a CDS encoding GNAT family N-acetyltransferase, with product MPDFRPVSDDDVGAFRSMVSYAFTPTRGPTDPDEVDEDDIPAPWQVGRRYGLYDDGDDLVTVCKHVDFDVRVRGDTHAMHGLSAVASPPEHRRQGYVGEMLRESLATSRDDSVYLSALWPFKRSFYGQFGWATCNRMVRHELPPDHLSFAREATDGEFVPLGEDDWERMDAVHDADGAALDLTVDRTEEWWQKRILSGWEDDPFVYGWERDGDLEAYLTYTVDSSEDTGTLQVRDWACAGHDGLLAVLAFLADHDSQVDEVAFWTGEYADVLDLLPNPGDATTELSLGPMVRLVDVPAALEALSYPEAATADLVLDVTDPLADWNGDTYRLTVEDGSAAVDRTDADADAELGVGALSQLAVGYRTADELATVRDLDADDDALDALASLFPERATLLRENF from the coding sequence ATGCCCGACTTCCGCCCGGTCTCCGACGACGACGTCGGGGCGTTCCGGTCGATGGTGTCGTACGCGTTCACCCCCACACGGGGGCCGACCGACCCCGACGAGGTCGACGAGGACGACATCCCCGCGCCGTGGCAGGTCGGCCGCCGGTACGGCCTCTACGACGACGGCGACGACCTCGTCACCGTCTGCAAGCACGTCGACTTCGACGTCCGCGTTCGCGGCGACACGCACGCGATGCACGGCCTCTCGGCCGTCGCTAGCCCGCCCGAGCACCGACGACAGGGCTACGTCGGCGAGATGCTCCGCGAGAGCCTCGCCACCTCCCGGGACGACAGCGTCTACCTTTCCGCGCTCTGGCCGTTCAAGCGGTCGTTCTACGGCCAGTTCGGGTGGGCGACCTGCAACCGGATGGTGCGCCACGAACTCCCGCCGGACCACCTCTCGTTCGCGCGGGAGGCCACCGACGGCGAGTTCGTCCCGCTCGGCGAGGACGACTGGGAGCGCATGGACGCCGTCCACGACGCCGACGGCGCTGCCCTCGACCTCACCGTCGACCGCACCGAGGAGTGGTGGCAGAAACGCATCCTCTCGGGCTGGGAGGACGACCCCTTCGTCTACGGCTGGGAGCGCGACGGCGACCTCGAAGCCTACCTGACGTACACCGTGGACTCCAGCGAGGACACGGGAACGCTCCAGGTGCGTGACTGGGCGTGCGCCGGCCACGACGGGCTGCTGGCCGTGCTGGCGTTCCTCGCCGACCACGACTCGCAGGTCGACGAAGTCGCCTTCTGGACGGGCGAGTACGCGGACGTCCTCGACCTCCTCCCGAACCCCGGTGACGCCACGACGGAACTCTCCCTCGGGCCGATGGTCCGCCTCGTCGACGTCCCCGCCGCGCTCGAAGCGCTCTCGTACCCCGAAGCCGCCACGGCAGACCTCGTTCTCGACGTCACGGACCCGCTCGCGGACTGGAACGGCGACACCTACCGGCTGACCGTCGAGGACGGTAGCGCCGCCGTGGACCGCACCGACGCCGATGCGGACGCCGAACTCGGCGTCGGCGCGCTCTCGCAACTGGCCGTCGGCTATCGGACTGCCGACGAGCTGGCGACGGTCCGCGACCTCGACGCCGACGACGACGCTCTCGACGCGCTCGCGTCGCTGTTCCCCGAGCGAGCGACGCTACTCCGCGAGAACTTCTGA
- a CDS encoding Zn-ribbon domain-containing OB-fold protein, translating into MSDDHDSTDRDLDAHRCENGHLSYPGHTRCPECGAEQTETVDLADRTGEVVTWTTSTATPPGVREPNHLAIVEFEVDGETVRALGQLTTADGVEIGSSVEPVYEAELREPGAGIREPESQDWDGYRFEPV; encoded by the coding sequence ATGAGCGACGACCACGACAGCACCGACCGAGACCTCGACGCGCACCGCTGCGAGAACGGCCACCTGAGTTATCCCGGGCATACGCGGTGTCCGGAGTGCGGGGCCGAACAGACCGAGACCGTCGACCTCGCCGACCGCACGGGCGAGGTCGTGACGTGGACCACCTCGACGGCGACGCCGCCGGGCGTCCGCGAACCGAACCACCTCGCAATCGTCGAGTTCGAGGTCGACGGCGAGACAGTGCGCGCGCTCGGCCAGCTCACCACGGCCGACGGCGTCGAAATCGGGTCTTCGGTCGAACCGGTCTACGAGGCGGAGCTACGCGAACCCGGCGCGGGCATCCGCGAGCCCGAGAGTCAGGACTGGGACGGCTACCGGTTCGAGCCGGTCTGA
- a CDS encoding protein kinase family protein, with product MDTQRRDVDREAVAELQSSVDTNDVDELAARLSSDDSDERAGAAWRLVEAASSRPESVRAHLDSVVDSVDDDDIWVRRGATWVVAELAERQPDALSVNFSELVDMTTADDPLVRQNGAVAVASVTKRYPARATTGLSRLAALTDDEDALLARYATQAVRDVTEAIAARADDAGYPMLVRSTEAYAELFPDGVEVVTVGGDEAPDHPVYVSFGQDAPVRADEAGDTAVERPPDDLPAAPSVTVTRADLDPDLQLGSTPLTTDFRASVTDDTLEHGLVTFRRLDATDAAVQEAFRDALGQWAAIDDHDYVESVLGAGEDWAATRYDDGDTLARRGAPATVAEAVWLVDCVTRAVSYAHARGVVHGGLYPGVIRFLETPLGRWDAPLVADWGFAHATSGFRTPPIPAGFAAPEHRDPETYGRFDQSTDIYGLGALAYYLLTGEQPVAGGSVIDASVRNPALPESVDALFDRSLATDKQARFDTVLDFQTAFDELAADLGGGVAT from the coding sequence ATGGACACCCAGAGACGAGACGTTGACCGGGAGGCGGTCGCGGAGCTGCAGTCGTCAGTAGACACCAACGACGTCGACGAGCTCGCGGCGCGCCTGAGCAGCGACGACTCCGACGAGCGCGCGGGAGCGGCGTGGCGGCTCGTGGAGGCCGCGTCTTCGCGGCCCGAGAGCGTCCGCGCGCACCTCGACAGCGTCGTGGACAGCGTGGACGACGACGATATCTGGGTGCGACGCGGCGCGACCTGGGTGGTCGCCGAACTCGCGGAACGCCAGCCCGACGCGCTCTCCGTGAACTTCTCGGAGCTGGTGGACATGACGACAGCCGACGACCCCCTGGTCAGGCAGAACGGCGCGGTCGCGGTGGCGAGTGTCACGAAGCGCTACCCGGCCCGGGCGACGACCGGGCTCTCCCGGCTGGCGGCACTGACGGACGACGAGGACGCGCTGCTGGCGCGGTACGCGACGCAGGCCGTGCGGGACGTCACCGAGGCCATCGCGGCCCGAGCCGACGACGCCGGCTACCCGATGCTGGTGCGGTCGACCGAGGCGTACGCCGAGCTGTTCCCGGACGGCGTCGAGGTGGTCACCGTCGGCGGCGACGAGGCACCCGACCACCCCGTGTACGTCTCCTTCGGGCAGGATGCGCCGGTCCGTGCCGACGAGGCGGGCGACACGGCGGTGGAGAGACCACCCGACGACCTCCCCGCCGCGCCGTCCGTGACGGTGACGCGTGCCGACCTCGACCCGGACCTGCAGCTCGGGAGCACGCCGCTGACGACGGACTTCCGCGCGTCTGTGACGGACGACACGCTCGAACACGGCCTGGTGACGTTCCGCCGACTCGACGCCACCGACGCCGCCGTCCAGGAGGCGTTCCGCGACGCGCTCGGGCAGTGGGCAGCCATCGACGACCACGACTACGTCGAGAGCGTGCTCGGCGCGGGCGAGGACTGGGCGGCGACCCGGTACGACGACGGCGACACGCTCGCCCGCCGGGGCGCGCCGGCGACCGTCGCCGAAGCCGTCTGGCTCGTGGACTGCGTGACGCGCGCGGTCAGTTACGCTCACGCCCGCGGTGTCGTCCACGGCGGCCTCTATCCGGGCGTAATTCGGTTCCTGGAGACGCCGCTCGGCCGCTGGGACGCGCCGCTCGTGGCCGACTGGGGGTTCGCGCACGCGACGAGCGGGTTCCGGACGCCGCCGATTCCCGCCGGGTTCGCTGCCCCTGAGCACCGCGACCCGGAGACGTACGGTCGCTTCGACCAGTCCACCGACATCTACGGGCTGGGCGCGCTGGCGTACTACCTCTTGACGGGCGAGCAGCCGGTGGCGGGCGGGTCGGTCATCGACGCGTCGGTCCGGAACCCGGCGCTGCCAGAGTCGGTCGACGCGCTCTTCGACCGGTCGCTGGCGACCGACAAGCAGGCGCGCTTCGACACGGTGCTCGACTTCCAGACGGCGTTCGACGAACTCGCTGCGGACCTCGGCGGGGGTGTCGCGACGTGA
- a CDS encoding glycerate kinase type-2 family protein produces the protein MVTIRDREARETTSARETALACVAAGIDAARPERVVEGCVSLDGDDLRVGAATYDLAGRDEVVVLGGGNAASQVARALAGVLGDRLDGGAVVTDDPVAVPGVDVLESDHPVPSARGVAATERLLAAAGDCGPDALVLAVLTGGGSAVLPAPAGDLTLDDLQAATSALLDSGAPIHDVNAVRKHVSAVKGGRLARAIAPAQVVTLAFSDVVGDDLDVIASGPTVPDTSTYGDALAVLDEHDVDAPETIRDHLQRGANGDRPETPTPDDPVFTDATEHVLANGRTALDAASAIARDRGYEPLLLAAETEGEAREVGGVHAAVAREIRASGNPVEPPAVLLSGGELTVTVRGTGAGGPNQECALAAAAAGLPGDTAFACVDTDGLDGARDAAGAVVDDETVEDSASARGALGANDAGGFLADRNALLRTGPTGTNVNDLRVLVVE, from the coding sequence ATGGTGACGATTCGGGACCGAGAGGCCCGGGAGACGACGTCAGCCCGCGAGACGGCGCTGGCCTGCGTCGCCGCCGGTATCGACGCGGCCCGCCCCGAGCGCGTCGTCGAGGGCTGCGTCTCGCTGGACGGCGACGACCTCCGCGTCGGCGCTGCCACCTACGACCTCGCCGGCCGCGACGAGGTGGTCGTCCTCGGCGGCGGGAACGCCGCGTCGCAGGTCGCTCGGGCCCTCGCGGGCGTTCTCGGCGACCGTCTCGACGGCGGCGCGGTCGTCACGGACGACCCGGTCGCGGTGCCGGGTGTCGACGTGCTGGAGAGCGACCACCCGGTCCCCTCGGCGCGCGGCGTCGCGGCGACGGAGCGGCTGCTCGCCGCGGCAGGAGACTGCGGCCCCGACGCGCTCGTCCTCGCCGTGCTGACCGGGGGCGGGAGTGCGGTGCTGCCAGCGCCCGCGGGCGACCTCACGCTCGACGACCTCCAGGCCGCGACGAGCGCGCTGCTGGACTCCGGCGCGCCAATCCACGACGTGAACGCCGTCCGGAAGCACGTCTCGGCGGTCAAGGGCGGTCGGCTCGCCCGCGCCATCGCTCCCGCTCAGGTGGTCACGCTGGCGTTCAGCGACGTGGTCGGCGACGACCTCGACGTGATTGCCAGCGGCCCGACGGTCCCGGACACGTCGACGTACGGCGACGCGCTCGCCGTCCTCGACGAGCACGACGTTGACGCCCCCGAGACCATCCGTGACCACCTTCAGCGCGGCGCAAACGGCGACCGCCCCGAGACGCCGACGCCCGACGACCCGGTGTTCACCGACGCGACCGAGCACGTGCTCGCGAACGGCCGCACGGCGCTCGACGCCGCGAGCGCGATCGCGCGCGACCGCGGCTACGAGCCCCTGCTGCTCGCCGCCGAAACCGAGGGAGAGGCCCGGGAGGTCGGCGGCGTCCACGCGGCGGTCGCCCGAGAGATACGGGCGTCCGGGAACCCCGTCGAGCCGCCCGCAGTCCTGCTCTCCGGCGGCGAACTGACGGTGACCGTTCGGGGGACGGGAGCCGGCGGTCCGAATCAGGAGTGCGCGCTCGCCGCCGCGGCGGCCGGGCTGCCGGGCGACACCGCGTTCGCGTGCGTGGACACGGACGGCCTCGACGGCGCGAGGGACGCGGCGGGCGCGGTCGTCGACGACGAGACCGTCGAGGACTCGGCGTCGGCGCGCGGTGCGCTCGGGGCGAACGACGCCGGCGGCTTCCTCGCCGACCGGAACGCGCTGCTCCGGACGGGGCCGACCGGCACGAACGTCAACGACCTCCGCGTGCTCGTCGTCGAGTGA
- a CDS encoding DUF7504 family protein gives MSDHSAGGEWSSSPETFASTLEDLKQSGCMVLVVEDEDAPAHEGCDRLLGADDAADRRRLFVQTDSATSSRLTVAGRRDRTTERVARLRTTSRTATATDATQAVPGASPTVATGVDGLAADAREAVDALEPTDGFDAGQLRICVDSVGDMVAATNPAATTGFVADVRELVDDHDGLGHVHVTQRTPGAAAEALLPQMDAVVEVAGDEEARHRWHLPEESLTSEWFDLERA, from the coding sequence ATGAGTGACCATTCTGCGGGGGGTGAGTGGTCGTCGTCGCCCGAGACGTTCGCGTCCACTCTCGAGGACCTCAAGCAGTCCGGCTGCATGGTACTGGTCGTCGAGGACGAGGACGCGCCGGCCCACGAGGGCTGCGACCGGCTGCTCGGAGCCGACGACGCCGCGGACCGACGACGACTGTTCGTACAGACCGACAGCGCCACGTCGTCGCGGCTGACGGTGGCGGGCCGCCGCGACCGCACGACCGAACGCGTCGCGCGCCTCCGGACGACCAGCCGCACTGCGACGGCCACCGACGCCACGCAGGCGGTCCCGGGCGCGAGTCCGACGGTCGCCACCGGCGTCGACGGGCTCGCCGCCGACGCCCGAGAGGCGGTGGACGCACTCGAGCCGACCGACGGCTTCGACGCGGGACAGCTCCGCATCTGTGTCGACTCGGTCGGCGACATGGTCGCCGCCACGAACCCCGCCGCCACGACCGGCTTCGTCGCGGACGTCCGCGAACTCGTCGACGACCACGACGGCCTCGGGCACGTCCACGTCACGCAGCGGACGCCCGGTGCGGCCGCGGAGGCGTTGCTCCCGCAGATGGACGCGGTGGTCGAAGTGGCGGGCGACGAGGAGGCCCGGCACCGCTGGCACCTCCCCGAGGAGTCGCTCACCTCGGAGTGGTTCGATCTGGAGCGCGCCTGA
- a CDS encoding NADH:flavin oxidoreductase/NADH oxidase, translating to MPDAFSPLELRETTIRNRIAVSPMCQYSCEDRDGLATDWHRVHLGSRAVGGAGVVLTEATAVEARGRISPEDLGIWSDEHRDALAPVAEFVKEQGATPGIQLAHAGRKAGTARPWEDERGPLAEDEGGWEPVAPSPDPYPFEDDPRETRALDETGIEDVVDSFRQGARRAREAGFEVAEVHAAHGYLLHQFLSPVSNHRDDEYGGSFENRSRLVREVTEAVRDEWPDGKPVFVRISATDWLDDRDSWDIEQSVRLADDLYESGADLVDVSTGGIHPDQDIDWVGPNYQVRFAERIKQDAETDIAVGAVGGIQTGEQADALVRNGRADLAIVGRKFLRDPYFPLHAARDLGREDAVEVPAQYRRGFQ from the coding sequence ATGCCAGACGCCTTCTCGCCGCTCGAACTGCGGGAGACGACGATACGGAACCGAATCGCTGTGTCGCCCATGTGCCAGTACTCCTGTGAGGACCGCGACGGCCTCGCGACCGACTGGCACCGCGTCCACCTCGGCTCGCGGGCCGTCGGTGGCGCTGGCGTCGTCCTCACCGAAGCGACCGCCGTCGAAGCCAGGGGCCGCATCTCGCCGGAAGACCTCGGCATCTGGAGCGACGAGCACCGCGACGCGCTCGCACCCGTCGCCGAGTTCGTGAAAGAACAGGGCGCGACGCCCGGTATCCAGCTCGCGCACGCCGGGCGGAAGGCCGGCACCGCCCGCCCCTGGGAAGACGAACGCGGCCCGCTCGCCGAAGACGAGGGCGGCTGGGAGCCGGTCGCGCCGTCGCCCGACCCCTACCCGTTCGAGGACGACCCACGGGAGACGCGAGCCCTCGACGAGACGGGCATCGAGGACGTCGTCGACTCGTTCCGGCAGGGCGCTCGCCGCGCTCGCGAAGCCGGCTTCGAGGTCGCGGAGGTCCACGCCGCCCACGGCTACCTCCTCCACCAGTTCCTCTCACCCGTCTCGAACCACCGGGACGACGAGTACGGCGGCAGCTTCGAGAACCGCAGCCGGCTCGTCCGCGAGGTCACGGAGGCCGTCCGCGACGAGTGGCCCGACGGCAAGCCCGTGTTCGTGCGCATCTCCGCGACCGACTGGCTGGACGACCGCGACTCGTGGGATATCGAACAGTCCGTCCGACTCGCCGACGACCTCTACGAGTCGGGTGCCGACCTCGTCGACGTCTCCACGGGCGGCATCCACCCCGACCAGGACATCGACTGGGTGGGGCCGAACTACCAGGTCCGGTTCGCCGAACGCATCAAGCAGGACGCGGAGACCGACATCGCCGTCGGTGCGGTCGGCGGCATCCAGACCGGCGAGCAGGCCGACGCGCTCGTCCGGAACGGCCGCGCGGATCTCGCCATCGTCGGCCGGAAGTTCCTCCGCGACCCCTACTTCCCGCTGCACGCCGCCCGCGACCTCGGCCGCGAGGACGCCGTCGAGGTCCCGGCGCAGTACCGCCGCGGGTTCCAGTGA
- a CDS encoding LLM class flavin-dependent oxidoreductase translates to MDLSIVDLSPTPDGGTATDAYANTVDAAQQAEALGYERFWVAEHHGMASRLAGTTPEVLLGHLAAETDEIRLGSGAVLLNHYSPLKVAEQFGSLDGLAPGRVDAGLGRANGSPAVDRALGTERHSRDPDGDHREKVEAVVSHLYDEYPEGHAYADIEIPRSGEGPPAPWTLGSSPSSAAIAGELGLRYCFAAFIRPQFATHAFEEYRDSFEPSGLGGGVDEPEGIVAVNAVCAETDEEAARLRAVAEAVFQRMQRGELADTPSVEEAIDELGGVPDPTPETLDEDEWPRAISGSPETLSGLLEQLADRVGVDEVMIQHAVPDHEAALRSHELLAEGVGLDGR, encoded by the coding sequence GTGGACCTCTCTATCGTCGACCTCTCTCCGACCCCCGACGGCGGCACCGCGACCGACGCCTACGCGAACACCGTCGACGCCGCACAGCAGGCCGAGGCACTCGGCTACGAGCGGTTCTGGGTGGCCGAACACCACGGCATGGCGTCCCGGCTCGCCGGAACCACGCCCGAAGTGCTGCTCGGCCACCTCGCCGCCGAGACCGACGAGATTCGGCTCGGCTCCGGCGCGGTCCTGCTGAACCACTACAGCCCGCTGAAGGTCGCCGAGCAGTTCGGCTCGCTCGACGGACTCGCGCCCGGCCGCGTCGACGCCGGCCTCGGGCGTGCGAACGGGTCGCCCGCGGTCGACCGCGCGCTCGGCACCGAGCGTCACTCGCGTGACCCCGACGGCGACCACCGCGAGAAGGTCGAGGCGGTCGTCTCACACCTCTACGACGAGTACCCCGAGGGGCACGCGTACGCCGACATCGAGATTCCGCGCTCGGGCGAGGGTCCGCCCGCGCCGTGGACGCTCGGGTCGAGCCCGTCGAGCGCCGCCATCGCGGGCGAACTCGGGCTGCGGTACTGCTTCGCGGCGTTCATCCGCCCGCAGTTCGCCACTCACGCCTTCGAAGAGTACCGCGACAGCTTCGAACCGTCCGGACTGGGCGGCGGCGTCGACGAACCCGAGGGGATAGTGGCCGTGAACGCTGTCTGCGCGGAGACCGACGAGGAAGCGGCGCGACTGCGCGCGGTCGCTGAGGCCGTGTTCCAGCGCATGCAACGCGGCGAACTCGCCGACACGCCGTCCGTCGAGGAAGCCATCGACGAACTCGGCGGCGTCCCCGACCCGACGCCCGAGACGCTCGACGAGGACGAGTGGCCGCGGGCCATCTCCGGCAGTCCGGAGACGCTGTCGGGGCTCTTGGAGCAGCTCGCCGACCGCGTCGGCGTCGACGAGGTGATGATTCAGCACGCGGTCCCCGACCACGAGGCCGCGCTCCGGTCCCACGAACTGCTCGCCGAGGGCGTCGGTCTGGACGGTCGCTGA